From Miscanthus floridulus cultivar M001 chromosome 15, ASM1932011v1, whole genome shotgun sequence, the proteins below share one genomic window:
- the LOC136506663 gene encoding dehydrin Rab16B-like, translating to MEHQGQHDHATVMAGHGEASAGGQAFQPAAAEEHRSRGILHRSGSSSSSSSSSSSSEDDGMGGRRKKGLKEKIKEKLPGGHKDNQQNQAAAATGGAGAYGQQGHAGVTGGAGAHGTDGTAGHGEEKKGLMDKIKEKLPGHH from the exons ATGGAGCACCAGGGGCAGCACGACCACGCCACTGTCATGGCAGGCCATGGTGAGGCCAGTGCAGGCGGGCAGGCGTTCCAGCCCGCCGCTGCTGAGGAGCACAGGAGCCGCGGTATCCTTCATCGCTCCGgaagctccagctccagctccagctccagctcg TCATCCGAGGACGACGGCATGGGCGGTCGGAGGAAGAAGGGGCtaaaggagaagatcaaggagAAGCTCCCCGGCGGCCACAAGGACAACCAGCAGAACCAGGCggcggcagcgacgggtggagctGGAGCCTACGGGCAGCAGGGGCACGCTGGCGTGACCGGCGGAGCAGGGGCTCATGGAACCGATggcaccgccggccatggcgaagaGAAGAAGGGTCTCATGGACAAGATCAAGGAGAAGCTTCCTGGCCACCACTGA